The following coding sequences lie in one Myxococcus xanthus genomic window:
- a CDS encoding transposase (programmed frameshift), with amino-acid sequence MVTLEAVVALKVQVRVCHRKGCPLYLKPVRAEEEGRWALPDHEFGLDVIALIGALRYHEHRSVPEIHAVLRARGVSISERSVTNQLDRYDELLALRMTDSRRLQQVTRQQGRVVLAMDGLQPEVGHEVLWVVRDCLSGEVLAARSLLGSGEAELAPLLQEVKAALTVPIAGVVSDGQRSIRNAVASALPGVPHQLCHFHYLREAARPLYEADRHAKKLLKSHVRGVRVIERAVEGRQDAQSQAVRGYCAAVRSALTDDRRPPLKPSGLELHRRLRAVEASLRRGRKRGARARGLTRLRQLLRRGLMQTAGMWPPLKAAFRWVERVAEILTNASGEKGCHVKRRMAGLVGALAHAVRRTRSPHRAALAHFLLETRRYWPGLFHCYDVPGLPRTDNDLEHLFGSCRYHERRASGRRRGSEGLVVRGQVRVVAAVATRLAPTVGAELAPKDIIAWRNLRASLRRRQHARILGRRFRANPNAYLAAIERELRRALPA; translated from the exons GTGGTGACGCTGGAGGCGGTGGTCGCCCTCAAGGTGCAGGTGCGAGTGTGCCACCGGAAGGGTTGCCCGTTGTACTTGAAGCCCGTGCGTGCCGAAGAAGAGGGCCGGTGGGCGCTGCCGGACCATGAGTTCGGCCTGGACGTCATCGCCTTGATTGGGGCACTGCGCTACCACGAGCACCGCAGCGTCCCGGAAATCCATGCAGTTCTTCGCGCACGGGGCGTCTCCATTTCCGAGCGCAGTGTCACCAATCAACTCGACCGGTATGATGAGTTGCTGGCACTGCGAATGACAGACAGCCGGCGACTGCAGCAGGTGACACGTCAACAGGGCCGGGTGGTGTTGGCCATGGACGGATTGCAGCCCGAGGTGGGCCATGAGGTGTTGTGGGTGGTGCGCGACTGCCTCTCCGGCGAGGTGCTGGCAGCCCGTAGCTTGCTGGGCAGTGGCGAGGCGGAGTTGGCCCCGCTGCTCCAGGAGGTGAAAGCGGCGCTGACGGTGCCCATTGCCGGAGTCGTCTCGGATGGCCAGCGCTCCATCCGCAACGCGGTGGCCTCGGCGCTGCCTGGGGTGCCTCACCAACTCTGCCACTTCCACTACCTGCGTGAAGCGGCCCGCCCCCTCTACGAAGCGGACCGGCACGCCAAGAAGCTGCTGAAGAGCCATGTGCGAGGAGTACGGGTTATCGAGCGCGCCGTCGAAGGGCGCCAGGACGCCCAATCACAGGCCGTCCGTGGCTACTGCGCCGCGGTGCGCAGCGCCTTGACGGACGACAGGCGCCCGCCCCTGAAGCCCTCCGGCTTGGAGTTGCACCGGCGACTGCGAGCGGTTGAAGCGAGTCTCCGCCGGG GCAGAAAAAGGGGGGCGCGCGCCAGAGGACTGACACGGCTGCGCCAGCTATTGAGGCGCGGTCTGATGCAGACGGCGGGGATGTGGCCACCACTGAAGGCGGCCTTCCGGTGGGTAGAGCGTGTCGCCGAAATCCTCACCAATGCCTCCGGCGAGAAAGGCTGTCACGTCAAGAGGCGCATGGCCGGCCTTGTCGGCGCACTGGCGCATGCCGTGCGACGCACCCGCTCCCCCCACCGCGCGGCGCTGGCACATTTCCTCCTGGAGACGCGTCGCTATTGGCCCGGCCTCTTCCATTGCTACGACGTACCCGGCCTGCCTCGCACGGACAATGACTTGGAGCACCTGTTTGGTAGTTGCCGCTACCACGAGCGCAGGGCCTCGGGCCGGCGCCGCGGAAGCGAGGGCCTGGTGGTGCGCGGACAGGTGCGAGTCGTCGCCGCAGTGGCGACCCGACTTGCCCCCACTGTCGGCGCGGAACTGGCCCCCAAAGACATCATCGCGTGGAGGAATCTGCGTGCCTCCCTTCGAAGACGGCAACACGCGCGAATCTTGGGCCGTCGATTCCGGGCCAATCCGAACGCCTACCTCGCAGCGATTGAGCGGGAGCTCAGGAGAGCTTTGCCGGCGTAG
- a CDS encoding methyltransferase domain-containing protein has translation MRYYDGTGSVDYRVADAYVLPFDDGCFDVVTCMDFLEHVEEPARVVAEAARVLAPGGLFFFHTFNRNWLAGLIIIQAVEWFVPNKPDHLHVLRLFITPEEL, from the coding sequence ATGCGCTACTACGACGGGACCGGGAGCGTGGACTACCGCGTGGCGGACGCCTACGTCCTGCCCTTCGACGACGGGTGCTTCGACGTCGTCACCTGCATGGACTTCCTGGAGCACGTGGAGGAGCCCGCGCGCGTGGTGGCGGAGGCAGCGCGCGTCCTGGCCCCCGGAGGCCTGTTCTTCTTCCATACGTTCAACCGCAACTGGCTCGCCGGACTCATCATCATCCAGGCGGTGGAGTGGTTCGTGCCCAACAAGCCCGACCACCTGCATGTGCTGAGACTCTTCATCACCCCTGAGGAACTCTAG
- a CDS encoding 3-oxoacyl-[acyl-carrier-protein] synthase III C-terminal domain-containing protein, producing the protein MLLTNAPPGTGPQFLHGHTETLYAHTEQMGWAILNDGFRMFLSPEVPSLLKGAARGFVERLLEPLGLQRQDIRHWVIHPGGPKIVKGVGRALDLKEQDRAPALEVLRTHGNCSSGTVLLVLQHVMNEVRPQPGEYGVMLGFGPGLTLEGMVLRF; encoded by the coding sequence TTGCTCCTCACCAACGCGCCCCCGGGCACGGGCCCCCAGTTCCTGCACGGCCACACGGAGACCCTCTACGCGCACACGGAGCAGATGGGCTGGGCCATCCTCAACGACGGCTTCCGCATGTTCCTGTCGCCGGAAGTGCCCTCCCTCCTGAAAGGGGCTGCCCGGGGCTTCGTGGAGCGACTGCTGGAACCGCTGGGACTTCAGCGTCAGGATATCCGGCACTGGGTGATCCACCCCGGCGGGCCGAAGATCGTGAAGGGCGTGGGCCGTGCGTTGGACTTGAAGGAGCAGGACCGAGCGCCCGCGCTGGAGGTCCTCCGCACGCACGGCAACTGCTCCTCCGGCACGGTGCTGCTGGTGCTCCAGCACGTGATGAACGAAGTGCGGCCCCAGCCGGGCGAATACGGCGTGATGCTGGGCTTCGGTCC